The following DNA comes from Populus trichocarpa isolate Nisqually-1 chromosome 19, P.trichocarpa_v4.1, whole genome shotgun sequence.
TCAAATGAATTTGACTTTGCGATGTCCACATCCACCGCGGACAGTGGTGGCTCTGAATATATGTGTAGTTCCAATTCATCATCTCCAAAGTAATCTTCCATTCCCATTTCACTTCTACTTGTGCGTCTCATCAATCCCCCATTTTCTGTTACTGTTTGTTCTTCTTCAAACAATTGAATACCAttgcttttatttcttattataataataatgcgATAGAAATACTGATAATTGAATTCATCCTTCCAAAGTGGAAACCAAATAAATAAGCCTTGGAAGACTGGAGGTATATGGAATGACAATGAGCATCCTTCTCCCCTGTAGCTCAACCAATTTGGCATCTTACCAGGAATGTTGGAAATATGATACATGTGACCAGTACCGCAGCAAATTGCCTGCATACATATTGATTTCAAAGAATGTGAGATTTTACACATTAATCAATATATGTGCTAAttgtgtgtgtttattttttgtgcaaGAGAGACCGAAAGAAATAGTACCCTAACAAAGCCCTCTTGTAATTATTTGTTGAACGATTGCGGTCACAAACACGAAAATACCAGAAACTATTCCTTAGACCTTCGTCGTCCTCATCAATCTCTACTAACAAATGACTTTCATCTAGTTTTATAAatagttctttttttaactgCTTTGGTATTCTTACTCTTTCCAATGATTTGCAATCATGTGCAGCCAAACAGATTAAACTTGAGGGAACATCTGGGATTGATACAAGATATTTGCATCTGTGACAAACAAGACCCTTAGCTTGGGAAGGAAGCCGATCCCAGAAGGCAGGCTAGAGAATTTGTTTCCTGATAGATCCAGTTCTTCTAGAGAGGAAAAACCCCTAAAATCAACACAGTAAGTTGCTTGATCAGACAAACCAACATAAGGAAGTTCAAGACTTTTCACTGATCTCCAATCGATGAAAGTTGTTGGTAGCAAACGTTTCAAACATAAAACACTTgctgaaataaaagaagaaattgatggAGGCCAAGATGTAGATGACGGTGAAAGCCATGATGGTGAGTCCTGGCTAAAACTGTATCCACGCAATGATAATCTTCTGACATACTTTAATTGTCCAATTGAAGAGAGAAATTGCTCATTTTCAATCCCATCGGCTAGCAGCTCAGTTAAGGATTTCATATCACCCATGCGTTCTGGCAATTTCTCAAGTTGAGAACACCCAGAAATATTCAAACGTTTAAGAGACTTTACATTGCCAATGCTTTCAGGGAGAATCTTTAGCCTCCAACATCCCTCCAGATTCAAGAAAACAACGCTCGTCAAATTTTCAATAGATTGATTCACCTCAACTAAACTCGAGCAACCTTTCAGAATTAGTTTCTCTATACTTGAACTATGCAAGTTTGGTGTTTTAATAAGATGCTGAGAATGACTGAGATTAATGATTTTTAGCCTGTTGAGAATCTGTGTAATAGAgcgcaaaataataaaaattaatcatagaaAGTCAtaacatgtaaatataaattacatactAGATAAATTTTGGGGATTATAGCATGTTTATTACCTTTTTTCCCTTCCATAGTTCTTTGAGGTTACTATACTGCATATCAAGAACAACTAGATTGTCCAAGGTAAAATCAGatggaaaatatttcaaagGACATTGAAGCCAACAAATCCACATCAACTCTTTAGAAAGCAGTTTGAAGGTCCGGTGAGATGTACTCCATTGATTTGGAGtaaatttaaacatttcatTTTTGCAAATGATCCTGCGCTAAGTGATTTAGCTTCTGATGCTCTGACATCCAGTGCAAGACCCTCTACAACATCcgtaccctaaaaaaaaaatcaatacaactTTCATTCAATTATTTGTAATAAGTTTGACTAGAAATATTATCaggcttttctagttttttatttaaaaaataataatttttctatttagttgtttctatttttatataaaaaaaaactgtagtaATAGTATTTATTTGGAAATAgactttgatattttgatgatttaataaaGAGATTCCTATAAGAGATTATCTATAATGCTTCAAGCCTTTTTCAGAGAAAGAATATTATTACTTGCAGATTATTAGCAatgcaataattataattataaaagataaaaatgaaactCATGCAGGAAAAAAAGCAAGGGAATTTCTCAAGCGCGTATTGGTAAATATTGAGCAGCAATCGATATTGAGCTGGAATTTGGAGTCGTAATTTCGAGGTAGTCGCTAATGGAGTATCTTTACCTGTACTTGATGAGTTGATGCCATGACAAAGGCAGAGGAAGACGATGGAGAGAGAAGctgtaatttgattttaattttttaatcttcatcAGAACAAATAATTAGTTATAATCTGTATTCAACCACTAATTATCTTGCTTCAGTCAATAATAGTTTTCAATTCATGTTAAGTAGAAAGCGAAATTTGCAGTCAATGCAAGGCAGCAATAGTAGAGTCAACTTATAATTggactaataaaataatatactgATTACTGAAATCAAATCAACAAAGTCATGGACCCAAAACAGTCCCTACGTTGACAATTCATCCAAAAACgttatacaatatttttattatttggtttaattattatgtaattcTAATactatattttgaataattttaaggaAGAAATCCTAAATTATTAAAACCTAGCAGTGTAAAACGTTGAAAGCAGGTATATCATTGAGTGAcataaaaattttctaaacaattgaaaaagatatgttaagaaaaagaagaagaaaatgaacacTAATAAAGTAAAGAATTTGatagaattttaatttctagTCAAAATTGGAGTGAAATCTCCGGTCAATGTAGCTGTATTATCTTTGATCCCTAGATTTACATACTATTAtctttgatctttattttgttattaattttagtccAAAGTTCTGATTACAAAACCCAAAATTGTCCCTGGATTTACAATTCATACAAAACCCAAAtctgtttgagagtatggtagagattgtttttcaaaatattttttgattgaaaatacattaaaataatatttttttaaaaaattatttttgatatctaaacaattcaaaaatattttttgatatcagaacaattaaaaaatattttaagaagtgCAATTCAACCGCACTCTcaaatatatcataataaaacTAGATTTAATCTTGTCTTAACCTAAGATTGATTAAACAAAGTCTTCTATCTTGTCGAGTTTTATATATGTTGATAGATATTATAACATGATTTATAAACTGTTATATATGTAATTCAATCTTGGCAAATAACTCCTATCATAACCCTGGTtaagtaatttatttactttGCTCGAcaatcattagtttttttatttaagtaatcaaCTAGTAAGGGGTTTTATTTCttatagttattaattaaaacaattatttatatgATCAATTGGATTATGGATTTGAGAGATGAATATTATGTTccaatatgaatatttattacatccaaaataaacatttttaactTGACCATGAGCTTTTGTATCAAACTGCTAAGCTTTTATTGACTTGAACTAAATTATAAGCTTTATAAATAACAGGGACTAAGTAAGTGTAGCTAAAGACCGATGCCACGCTTGAGAAGGAAGAACATGCGGGTGGAGAACTAACCTTAATAGTAACTGGGTTAGGagggttaaaaaaattgatttctaatTCAATGCAGGGATATTTAAAGACATATGATAAATGCGAGAACATGAAAATCGAagtaaataacaacaaatgGAACCATGTTAATACAACTTGCAAGGatgtaaatgaagaaaaatatagttttgtGACCAAAACGAAAATAGGTAAAAGTTTCaaggaccaagaaaaaaaacattggctATAAGACTGGATGCAACATGTTGTTGATATCCAAGCTGAATTAGATATTATAGTCAAAACTAACAACACTTCACTTATTAGACTGATTAAAGATGCTCTCAGAACTTTCTTGTGTATCAGTaattttcatcaattattttaaattataacattaaaTGATGAAGAACCAACTTAAACACTATATCCCAATCAATAATCTCTTCCTAGAAAACCAATTTATTTCTAACTAACATcaaggattttcatcttttgaagtgaggaaaaaaataaaacaatattcatcaaaatttgtaacttgaaaatataaattacatcatgGATAATAATTAACAACGAGGTTGTCCAATATAAAAGCGGATGGAAAAGATTTCAAAGAGCATTGAATAAAACTTCCAAGCTTGGAAAATGATCTTCAAGCCAACAAATACATGTCAGATGGAAGTATCATACTGATTTGGAGCAACTTCAAGCATCTCTATGTAAAATGATCTTGTACTCTCACGTCAATCCAAGTCTTCTGTACCttaaaaaaccatcaaattcaaTAGAACTTCCCATCACTTTTAATTAAATGTGCATGATTGTACATGCATTTTGTTATCACGAAAAAATTCCCATCACTTTTAATTGAAAAGCttactttataataaaaaaggttaatatcacatatttttcatttttgttttaaaatatgagtttgaaataaaatataaaaacattattcaattttttttattttaatgtaaaacaacaaaaatcaattttcaatattttctaaataactaaagtgattttaataaaatatgttagTGACTGTtggctttttgtttttcaaaaaataattattaaagttataatttattttttaagtgatatTCGATAGATctaattattaaagataatatttattttttatattaaataagaaaactattatcataaaatcaagaaaaaaaaataaaaccaagcataatctaaatatttaataaaaaatattgttaaagataatatttaattttttaaattaaataagaaaaatgtaataattaaagatgatatttaatctcttaaattaaatagaataaaatagaaataactaAAGGAAATATGTATTCTTACcaaaaagcattaaatatttaatatttttttttattaaagatgatatttaatttttatattaaataataataataaaataattaaagatactatttaataaaatagaaataactaAAGGAAATATGTATTCTTACAAAAAATCCATAAATTGAGGCAATGTTCTTGCAGCTTCGCAAATAAAAAGTCACTCCATTGCTTAGGTATAGATGCTGTAATTGAACCATAATGGAGATGAGGAAGCAGATGATACAGCGGTGGTGAAGGCATAACGTTTTCCACATTCAGCAGATGCTGCAATTCTTTGCTTGAAGGCTAGCAATTCTGTTCTGTACTGGAAACAGTACTTCTTTATTTGTAAGCTAGTAACCTTAATTCTATGGTAACTTGAATCGTAACAGCTTGGCAGGGCACCCTTTCCTTGCGTTCTTCTGGCCTTATTTCTTCTGGCGCTGGAGAAGAGGAAGCCGATGGTGATGCTGGGTGTATGGTGATGCTGGGTGTTAATGGTCTTTTTCTGtgttgttcttctttttttgtttgtgtttttttcttgctctCCCCTGGGTTTCGACCTCTGTTTCCTTTTCCCCTCCCTTGATTCtggcttttttttctcctctctcttgaTATTCTCctcccggttttttttttcgctcGCCCCCCCGCCTCTGCTCAGTCGTTCtttggcttttatagccagagaaaACAATGCCGTTTCTTCCAACCATAAAGTGTGATAATTGCAGAAGTAATGGCTGTTAGGCGGTGGGCGTCTGTTTCGGTCAGGTGAGGAAGATGAACAGCAACTggaaacggtgccgttttggtATTCACAGCTATATGCATTTTGGCGCTTGAAGTTTTGAAAGTTTTGTAATTAAACCCCTagttaaattgtaattggaccccTGCATTTCGGCATCTTTTACAAGttagtccttggactttaatctgtTGCAATGGTCccccccaattaaccccaaactttggtatttctcaattaagtctctgatttcattaattaaattaaatccaagtccaattaagtcccaaacttatcaattcatcaattaagctcttgattttgtcaataaaactaatccaaagtttaattaaatcccaaaacttccaatcatgttgccgtTAAccctaaattttaattcattcttcatttatttcatttttatttgtttttcatcatcattttttcattttttttcattttttcagtaaataataataataatagtaatattaataattaaaataaaagggtaaaaaattgggttataatatttactatgcaaagatattagaaaattttgttttctcttggCTTTGcgtattaaatttataaagtaGATACAAAAcgaacttttgtttttgttttagtctttgaaaacttcaaaaacaagagagagagagatgttgaaatcaagaaacaagtcatttggaagacgacccactttttttttttgaaatgatcaAATTGTTTTGGGTGACCTGCCCAATGATTAAAGAACAGTGGAATAAATTCACTTTCAGGGATCAGAATCTAAAACTTGCAGACATCCAGAACTCCATTACAACACTTGAAAACTTAAGCGAAGTGCGTCCCTTGTCTGAGACCGAAAAAACAAAGCTCCAGGAGCTGAACTCTGAACTATGGGAGGTTAACAGAAGGGTTGAAGATATCTGGAGGCAAAAATCTCGTCAAAACTCGTGTAAAATGGGGGATAAgaacacttgttttttttcacaTATCAGCAAGTCTAAGGAAAGGCCGTTACTACATTAGTAAGATTGAACATAATGGTAGTCACCTAGTCTCCTCAAATGATATCAAAAAAGGCGCTGTCAACTTCTTCTCATCCTTGTTTCGCAAACCAACGTGTAAAAGAATTGAAATGGGAGGCTCGAGGCTCTCCAAAATTTCAGAAGCCAAGTCAATTTCGCTAGAAAGACCACCTTCAATGGAAGAAGTGAAGCAAGCTATATGGGACTGTGATGGTTCCAAAGCCCTTGGCCCCGATGGTTTCACCTTCTCCTTCTATAAAAAGGTATGGAATATCATCAGCTCAGAGGTTTTTATgctggttaaatttttttttcagaactaGTAAACTACCAAAGGGTATCAGCTCTTCTTTTGTAACTCTGATTCTAAAAACAAAGGGGCCGAGCAGATTCTCCCATTTTTGTTCGATAAGCTTGATTCACAGGTTATATAAAATAGTGGCAAAGCTACTGTCCTCTAGGCTTCGATGTGTCCTGATAGATGTAATCAGTGTTAACCAGTCTGCATTCATTGCTAGGCGTCAGATTTTAGACAAGTTCATGATAGTAAATGAGGTTGTCTATGGTGTGCGTAGCAAGAAGGAGCATGGCCTCTTACTGAAGGTATATTTCCATAAAGCCTTTGACTCAATTTTGTGGGAACATATTGACACAAGCATCGGATACATGGGTTTTGGCTCACCCTGGAGGAAGCTGATCTTTGAATGCTTATCCACTTCTAAATTAGCCATCTTGATAAACAGTTCCCCCAGTAGAGAATTTAGTCTGAAGAGGGGTCTCAGGCAAGGGGaccctctctctcctttcctATTTGACATCGCAGTTCAGGGGTTGACAGTTTTATTCAATAGGGCATCCGCTTCAGGTTACTTCAAAGGCTTACAGACTGCTCCAGGACATTATATAACTCATTTACAATATGCCGATGACTCTCTGATTTTCCTGCCAAATGATTTTCCCTCTCTTCTACATGCCAAGAGGATTCTTCGTTGGTTTGATATCATTTCTGAActgaaagttaatttttataaaagctCACTAATAGGTATCAACTTGGACAATGACTACACCTCTAGCCTGGCGAACTCAGTTTTCTGTCGTAGTGATACTTTCCCGGTTAGGTACCTTGGACTACCTCTTGGAGCCAATCCCAGCAGACTCTCTACTTGGAAACCACTGTTGTCCACAAACAGAGCAAAGCTAAGCACATGGAaagagaatttttttagaatggcGGGAATGATATGTCTAATTAAATCAGTCTTGAGCTCTCTTCCTTTGTTATACATGTCTGTTTTTGCTATGCCAAAGCATATTATTAAAGTCATCTCTTCTCTAACCCGGTCTTTTCTCTGGAAGGGAACCTCAACATCTCATGGCATTTTTAAGGTGGCTTGGCACAGAGTAATAAAGAGTAAATCTTTTGGTGGTCTCGGGCTGAGATCCATATACAACAAAAATTTGGCTCTGCTATTTAAATGGCTATGGAATCTAGATAAGGGAGTGGCAGGAGGCTGGCAAGAACACATTCTTCTAAAATACCGACCTCACTTTATGAATGGTATCCCTGCGTTTACAGGTTCTTTATCTCCAACTTGGCATGGCATTGTTTCGACGAACTTTTCAACACAAAACATAGCCAATCTCTTACATGCAAATGTCAGGTTCAAGGTGGGTGACGAGAGGAACATTTGGTTTTGGACCGACTCTTGGCTTGGCTCTGCAACCACTCTCTAGCTCTTATACCCCAGACTTTATAACCTTTCCCTCCAGCAAAAAACCAGCCTTGcagatatatataatttgacagATACATCTCTCAACCTGGAGAAGACTCCTCTGGCCCCGTGAGAACTGCATGAGGGAGAGCTTGATTGCAGAGGTGCAGCGTTGTCTCATTTTCTCAGAGGGTGCAGACGGCAAGTTATGAAAATTCCACAGCTCTGGCATGTACTCAGTTCAATTAGGTTGCCTCTTCTTTGATAGTCTATCGGCCACTGAAAATAATCACTCCCCTGTTCTGCTATGGAATGGTTATGCCCCACCAAAAGTGGATGTGTTCATATGGCTTCTTCTTTATGGCAGTCTGAGTACAAGAAGCTTTTTAGCTGAGAGGAGAATCATTAATTATGAGGAATCTCATTGTCCATTCTGCTGCAAGGAAACTGAGACAATTAATCATCTTTTCCATTGGTGTCCTATAACATGGTCTCTTTAGGGTTGTTTCTTGAACTGGTTCGGGTGCTCAGGCTATCTGCACAAAGACCCAAATCAAAATCTACAGGAATGGTCTGGCTTGATCAATGGAAATTTCAGCGACGTGCTATTACCCTTCTCTGTAAAGGTCTATACTGGTCAATTTGGATAGCGCGCAACCGTTTAATCTTCAAATCCAAGGCTCTGGATtgggatatgattttttatctcACTTTTCACCGTTTGGCCTTCTGGTTGAAGTCCTCAGTTAGAAATTTTAGCTATACAGGCTCAGATCTTTTTAGAAATCCTGAATATATTATGAACTGGACTAACTAATTAGGTCCCTCATTGCtttggtcttttcttttcttttatattcccATCGTATTCTATCTCTCTTTCAGCTCCACCTACTTGATAGGGCtgcttataatatataattctctcgtttactatatataaaaaaatagatcatgcATGGTTACTATCCCTCTAAATACTTTAATCAGAGACCTTTCAGGGAGAGTTTCCAAAACAACTTCTGGATTGTAGACGTATTCTTTCTCTATACCAATAAAGAAGCATGCAATATCAAATAATGCACTTTTGCGACGTATTCTTTCTCTATATCAGTAAAGAAGCATGCAATATCAAGGAACGCATTTTGTAGTTCACCATCCAGTGCGTCAAAACTTATTAGAAGCTTTCcttgaatattgttttctgGAATTCTGCTCAAGttgtaaatttcatttttccatCTATCTTTGTTTTTCCCGTACAGACAAGCTCCTATAACCTCA
Coding sequences within:
- the LOC7484081 gene encoding uncharacterized protein LOC7484081 translates to MGDMKSLTELLADGIENEQFLSSIGQLKYVRRLSLRGYSFSQDSPSWLSPSSTSWPPSISSFISASVLCLKRLLPTTFIDWRSVKSLELPYVGLSDQATYCVDFRGFSSLEELDLSGNKFSSLPSGIGFLPKLRVLFVTDANILYQSQMFPQV